The genomic region TGTTTTAATTTAGCGTACGACTTCATATATTTAATCCATCTCGGCGTACAATAAACCAGAGCGAATATATGCAACGCTAGCAACGACACGTGAAAGTACGgatgaataaaaatatattctggCAAGAATCTCCAATTAACCGTCCATTTGAATTCAAAAATTCTGCCGAAATTGAAAGAACCTTTAACATAGGCTAACGGATTGTTCATGATGAAAGGTAGACCTAGTATTAATTGAATGGAGCCGCAAACGAACAATTGAATTGCTGTTTTCAATAATCCCAGATTACAGAGGTAAGCTATTAAAAGTGCCGGCGCgaataataaaatgttcattttaatCGATACAGCTAAGCTGTAAAGAATGCTTCCTAAATACCAGCGGTTATCTAGAAATGCATTTATACTTGCGAACAAGAGGAACATGGCGATCGGATCGTTAAAAAGTCTCAAAGTAAATATAGAATGGACACGGTAAGATGTGCAACACATAATGATGAGAACATAAGGCGGAACTTTCTTAGTCTTTTCGTAAATACGAAAGACTAGCGTGAGCAGACTTATGTAAAGTGCTGCGAAGATGTACTGCGCTATTTTTATCTTGAGTCCATGGTCCGTAATGTAGTACAGTGTGgaaaatgtataaacaaatCCTGCTGGGTAGACCAATGGTCCAGTATCACCTTTCAGTTTCGAATAATCcaacgttccatttaaaaagcccTCCACTTCTTGCATATACGCTTTCCAATCAATTTCAGTGTATGGTACACGTTCGATAACCaatatgtttaaaattatttccaAGATTATAAACACTCTTCCGATTAGGAGAATTTTCTTTGGGTCTGTAAATAAAGAAACGAGCTTCTCCCGGTCTAGATTGGTCTTGTACCAATTCTTCACGTTTTTCTTTGTTGATTTCACGAAATTTTGCTCGGACCGGTGATCTTTGCGTGGCGCCATATTGCTACACTTATTTACACTAAATGCGTGAAATATATGGAATCTGGAATCAGGGAGTATAATTGAGTATATATATGAGAATGCCCACTGCCCACTGCCCACACtgcagcccctgtgttattcagcgggaccgctaaccgggcgcgacgggcgcggggataacgtggaacttacagggatctgaaataccacatcgctaaaagttctaccaccgacgagatactgttaaagactgccagccttatgggagttggcgggactcgaatttttcggtatttcttacgccctctatgatatattctggctccatccagagaaacagaaggccaacgacagcattttgtcggtaaagaagaccactgaggagattctcgtcgcgatgtatcggtgagaatgcgaattatcacgaaaccatatcgattattattaaatgttacattctccgccat from Lasioglossum baleicum chromosome 2, iyLasBale1, whole genome shotgun sequence harbors:
- the Alg3 gene encoding alg3, alpha-1,3- mannosyltransferase, which produces MAENVTFNNNRYGFVIIRILTDTSRRESPQWSSLPTKCCRWPSVSLDGARIYHRGRKKYRKIRVPPTPIRLAVFNSISSVVELLAMWYFRSLFHIFHAFSVNKCSNMAPRKDHRSEQNFVKSTKKNVKNWYKTNLDREKLVSLFTDPKKILLIGRVFIILEIILNILVIERVPYTEIDWKAYMQEVEGFLNGTLDYSKLKGDTGPLVYPAGFVYTFSTLYYITDHGLKIKIAQYIFAALYISLLTLVFRIYEKTKKVPPYVLIIMCCTSYRVHSIFTLRLFNDPIAMFLLFASINAFLDNRWYLGSILYSLAVSIKMNILLFAPALLIAYLCNLGLLKTAIQLFVCGSIQLILGLPFIMNNPLAYVKGSFNFGRIFEFKWTVNWRFLPEYIFIHPYFHVSLLALHIFALVYCTPRWIKYMKSYAKLKQVEISLQPQLKKKDKVDMSTMSQLFVLPMFTANFIGIVFSRSLHYQFYVWYYHTLPYITWCTSYSTVIKLTILGIIELCWNTYPSTVFSSISLHICHLMLLYGISKDKPDREKEK